A section of the Pedobacter sp. HDW13 genome encodes:
- a CDS encoding ribonuclease H-like YkuK family protein — translation MTWKKFSGEVIQSSILEEIEKAIIRETENGFKLKVCIGTDSQVKGAITDFATVIVLLREHHGGFMYIHQEKNSAQVSIKERMLMEVQKSIETAYSICDLLDIYDVALEVHADINTNPSFKSNKALNDAMGYILSMGFIFKAKPEAFASSTCADKMVH, via the coding sequence ATGACGTGGAAAAAATTTAGTGGTGAAGTGATCCAATCTTCGATCCTCGAAGAAATTGAAAAGGCAATTATCAGAGAAACAGAAAATGGCTTTAAGCTAAAAGTTTGTATCGGTACCGACTCGCAGGTTAAAGGCGCTATAACCGATTTTGCAACAGTAATTGTGCTGTTAAGAGAACATCATGGCGGTTTCATGTACATCCACCAGGAAAAAAATTCGGCTCAGGTAAGTATTAAAGAAAGAATGTTAATGGAGGTTCAAAAATCGATTGAAACGGCTTACTCCATTTGCGATTTGCTTGATATTTATGATGTAGCTCTGGAAGTACATGCCGATATCAATACCAATCCATCATTTAAATCGAACAAGGCACTTAACGATGCTATGGGTTATATCTTAAGCATGGGCTTTATTTTTAAAGCCAAACCAGAAGCATTTGCCAGCTCTACCTGTGCTGATAAAATGGTGCATTAA
- a CDS encoding DEAD/DEAH box helicase, with product MIANALKKLNITALNQMQESAVQAAKTGKDVVLIAPTGSGKTLAFLLPVLANLKQGVKGVQALVLVPSRELALQIEQVFKQMGTSFKVNCCYGGHAVRVEKNNLAHPPALLIGTPGRIAYHLDNQNFDESFIETLVLDEFDKSLEFGFENDMSYIIGSLLSLKQRMLTSATKMEEIPAFVKINAPAEVDFSKNITIKPALKLKKITAPAADKLDYLFRLLSKIGNKNTLVFCNHRETVDRISDLLFEHGLGHDVFHGGMEQFDREKALLKFRNGSHKILITTDLAARGLDIPEVEHIVHYQLPYTEDAYIHRNGRTARMHAKGTAYAILTSEENYKYLPDDIEEEVLSDRYDLPEASDWVTLYLAHGKKDKINKIDIVGLFLHKGDLTKDDLGLIEVKDTTSYIAVKRSKVAQLLKKLNGEKIKGKKLKLDIAS from the coding sequence ATGATAGCAAATGCCTTAAAAAAACTAAATATCACTGCACTAAACCAGATGCAGGAATCTGCTGTGCAGGCAGCCAAAACCGGGAAAGATGTGGTGTTAATTGCACCAACCGGTTCGGGGAAAACGCTGGCCTTTTTATTGCCTGTACTGGCCAATTTAAAGCAAGGTGTTAAAGGGGTGCAGGCATTGGTTTTGGTACCATCGCGCGAGCTGGCCTTGCAAATTGAACAGGTATTTAAGCAGATGGGTACATCTTTTAAAGTAAATTGCTGTTATGGCGGCCATGCTGTACGCGTAGAAAAGAACAATCTGGCACATCCGCCGGCGCTACTCATTGGTACCCCAGGCAGGATAGCTTATCACCTCGATAACCAGAATTTCGACGAATCTTTTATTGAAACACTCGTTTTAGATGAATTTGACAAGTCGCTCGAGTTTGGTTTCGAAAATGATATGTCGTACATCATCGGTTCATTATTGTCATTAAAGCAGCGCATGCTTACTTCGGCTACAAAAATGGAAGAAATTCCGGCCTTTGTTAAAATTAATGCACCTGCAGAAGTTGATTTTTCTAAAAACATAACTATTAAGCCAGCATTAAAGCTGAAGAAAATAACCGCACCAGCCGCCGATAAACTTGATTACCTGTTCAGGCTGCTGAGTAAAATAGGGAATAAAAACACACTCGTTTTTTGTAATCACCGCGAAACTGTAGACCGTATTAGCGATTTGTTGTTTGAACATGGTCTTGGTCACGATGTTTTTCATGGTGGTATGGAGCAGTTCGATCGCGAAAAAGCACTACTGAAATTCAGGAACGGAAGCCATAAAATTTTAATTACTACCGATCTTGCAGCCCGTGGTTTAGATATTCCGGAGGTTGAACATATTGTGCATTACCAATTGCCTTACACCGAAGATGCTTATATTCACCGTAACGGTCGTACGGCGCGTATGCATGCAAAAGGAACGGCTTATGCCATTTTAACCAGCGAAGAAAACTACAAATACCTGCCCGACGATATAGAAGAAGAAGTTTTATCAGATCGTTACGACTTGCCTGAGGCGAGCGATTGGGTAACTTTATATCTTGCCCATGGTAAGAAGGATAAAATTAACAAGATTGATATTGTTGGCCTGTTTTTACATAAGGGAGATTTAACCAAAGATGATTTAGGTTTAATCGAAGTTAAAGACACCACAAGTTATATAGCGGTAAAACGAAGCAAGGTAGCCCAATTGTTAAAAAAGCTAAACGGCGAAAAAATTAAAGGAAAGAAACTTAAATTAGATATAGCGAGTTAG
- a CDS encoding DUF1456 family protein, producing MSNNDILKKLRVALSLKTEDIITICDLVGFKVTKAELGDIFRNEDHENFKPCGDQILRNFLNGLVIYKRGPRDEKKQ from the coding sequence ATGAGCAACAACGATATATTAAAAAAACTTAGAGTAGCCTTATCACTTAAAACAGAAGATATTATTACCATTTGTGATTTAGTGGGTTTTAAGGTAACTAAAGCGGAGTTGGGCGATATTTTCAGAAATGAAGACCACGAAAATTTTAAGCCCTGCGGCGATCAGATCCTGCGAAACTTTTTAAATGGTCTTGTAATTTATAAAAGAGGCCCTAGAGATGAAAAAAAGCAATAA
- a CDS encoding DUF4468 domain-containing protein gives MKYIFFIVLATFSIRLAAQQKQFSKDDSGKFIFYQVVDSQTVAKDTLLQRAKAFVNVLYKKTMHQESVNDSSISAKGTTVIDKTILVAGHPSGEVSYQFVCEVRNGKYRFWLTNFEFIPYQRDRYGNFVATTQIGTPLERTPGKLSAGAWKDILNSTYTKIEKFGAEFKKFMATNRVAVPAKKKPETISTKQW, from the coding sequence ATGAAATATATCTTTTTTATTGTACTCGCCACTTTTTCAATCAGGTTAGCTGCACAGCAAAAACAGTTTTCGAAAGATGATTCCGGAAAGTTTATTTTTTATCAGGTTGTCGATTCTCAAACTGTAGCCAAAGATACCTTGCTGCAAAGGGCTAAAGCTTTTGTGAACGTGCTGTACAAAAAAACAATGCATCAGGAAAGTGTTAACGATTCGTCGATTTCGGCCAAGGGCACAACGGTAATCGATAAAACCATACTGGTTGCCGGTCACCCGAGTGGCGAAGTAAGCTATCAGTTTGTTTGCGAAGTAAGAAATGGAAAGTACCGCTTTTGGTTAACAAATTTCGAGTTTATTCCATATCAGAGAGACCGGTACGGAAATTTTGTTGCAACAACCCAAATAGGTACTCCTTTAGAGCGTACACCGGGTAAGCTAAGCGCTGGTGCATGGAAAGATATTTTAAATAGTACTTACACCAAAATAGAGAAATTTGGCGCTGAATTTAAAAAGTTTATGGCTACCAACAGGGTGGCGGTACCAGCAAAAAAGAAACCTGAAACCATCTCCACTAAACAGTGGTAA
- a CDS encoding porin: MKKILTAIFAMASASCALAQETTTSPLEISGSVDTYFKYDFAKKPNNITTSFASDHNSVSLGMIDIALKKKTGKASFVGELSFGPRGQSQSIPDAAAGGSSFNIQNLYVNYDFTDKFSMTAGYMGTFIGYEVISPVGNFNYSTSYLFTNGPFQNAGIKATYKFSDKVSLMAGVFNDWNLYSATRGVSAVGGQLMVAPVEGWTAYLNVLSGAGAGGYGTIEDLTTSYQITEKFKLGLNAANYDIDNDGGGYAGAALYPQYAVADGVILGLRGEYFKYKNVGAVQGLKYTAVTFTANIKSGGLTFIPEVRLDHSGDKPFFKESGAAAPNAGQFSLAAVYAF, translated from the coding sequence ATGAAGAAAATTTTAACCGCTATTTTCGCGATGGCCAGCGCAAGCTGTGCCCTGGCTCAGGAAACAACTACATCACCACTTGAAATTTCAGGGTCGGTTGATACCTATTTTAAATACGATTTTGCCAAAAAACCAAACAATATTACCACTTCTTTTGCCAGCGATCACAATTCGGTTTCATTAGGAATGATTGATATTGCATTGAAGAAGAAAACAGGTAAAGCATCGTTTGTTGGCGAACTTTCTTTCGGCCCAAGAGGTCAGTCGCAGTCAATTCCTGATGCAGCTGCCGGAGGTTCATCCTTCAACATTCAGAACTTATATGTAAACTACGATTTTACCGATAAGTTTTCGATGACAGCTGGTTACATGGGAACCTTTATAGGTTATGAAGTGATTTCGCCGGTGGGTAACTTTAACTACTCTACTTCGTATTTATTTACGAATGGACCATTCCAGAATGCTGGTATTAAAGCCACATATAAATTCTCTGATAAAGTGAGTTTAATGGCTGGTGTATTTAACGACTGGAACCTTTACAGTGCAACCCGTGGTGTTTCTGCGGTTGGTGGCCAGTTAATGGTTGCCCCGGTTGAAGGCTGGACTGCTTATCTGAACGTACTATCGGGAGCAGGAGCAGGCGGTTATGGTACTATTGAAGATTTAACCACTTCTTACCAGATTACCGAAAAATTTAAATTAGGCTTAAACGCTGCCAATTATGATATCGATAACGATGGTGGTGGTTATGCTGGTGCAGCCCTTTACCCACAATATGCTGTTGCAGATGGTGTAATATTAGGTTTAAGAGGTGAGTACTTTAAGTATAAAAACGTAGGCGCTGTGCAAGGACTGAAATATACTGCTGTAACTTTTACCGCAAACATTAAATCTGGCGGTTTAACCTTCATTCCTGAGGTAAGATTAGACCACAGTGGTGATAAACCATTCTTTAAAGAAAGTGGCGCAGCAGCTCCAAACGCTGGCCAGTTCTCTTTAGCCGCAGTTTATGCGTTTTAA
- a CDS encoding SRPBCC family protein: MKTYRLEFTQKLPVDLATAWDFFSSPMNLAEITPTDMTFDVTSPNMEGTKMYPGLIITYKVAPIAGIKLNWVTEITHVKDQAYFIDEQRFGPFAFWHHQHHFEKIEDGVLMHDILHYGIGWGPIGTIANALMVNKKINEIFKFRYQKVAGLFGKL; this comes from the coding sequence TTGAAGACTTATAGATTAGAATTTACGCAAAAACTTCCTGTTGATTTGGCCACAGCCTGGGACTTTTTTTCTTCACCAATGAACCTGGCAGAAATTACGCCAACCGATATGACTTTCGATGTAACCTCGCCAAATATGGAAGGCACCAAAATGTACCCCGGGTTGATTATCACCTACAAAGTTGCACCAATAGCCGGCATTAAATTAAACTGGGTAACTGAGATTACACATGTAAAAGATCAGGCCTATTTTATAGATGAGCAGCGCTTTGGCCCATTTGCGTTCTGGCATCACCAGCATCATTTCGAAAAAATAGAAGACGGGGTTTTAATGCACGATATTTTGCATTACGGGATTGGCTGGGGGCCAATTGGAACTATTGCCAACGCGCTTATGGTAAACAAAAAAATAAACGAAATTTTTAAGTTCCGTTACCAGAAAGTGGCTGGTTTATTTGGCAAATTGTAA
- a CDS encoding TonB-dependent receptor domain-containing protein yields MKKSNNSCFLLFFVLLILSVNARAQSKVTGSVTDSLKKPIEGVSIQIMTDKDTLRTTSGARGDFSFHKVNSNKFYLVVKALGYKPFTSVYEIEPSKKGSVLEPITLKTETIRLEDVEVKVKVDPIKIKKDTIEYNAGAYTVRENDKVEDLLKQLQGIEVDEKGAVTAMGKKMTKLRVNGEDFFTSNVEDYIRQLPADIIAKLQVIDDYGDEANFTGIKVGTPQKMLNLVTKPGMDKGVFGGVNASSATNNAHNLGTTGSIWKKTKQIGFGGRYGLTDNEFSKLHNTGLNGNIRDKISKEFSVNANYNFNNNRNNSIQSTYLETFNPQGTIYDLRESANNSSSLNNNINLGLNGATKKNYFNAALSGSLGSSKNNAFSTSDKTGIIRQDLISNSGSRNNSPNIGGNINWSRRLSNNRRSLSMGFNFSTNEVKSNSSINDIIRYYNETTNVLVKDSLLNRLVENDTRSSNVGGNIQFSNSLKRANDSTGYSFINLSYRFSVSRSQNTQNTTVTDKFGASFLVDSLGQNYVSNFINQNISIGFNTNAKKISYNFGLNFSPSIIIGKYQNTGEQLRNYQLNFSPSGNLSYQIKENRSLSFGYNGYTSSPDFNKLQPIRNNNDVQNLIIGNPDLKATTSHSADLSYNQFGAKSGWSIMAGLSGSFAFNSVVSNTIFLRDTLNSLKQQTTYENVNGIYNVGGNYSLNKRLMTNKLSLSLNGNVAYSHNVFYTDNVLNRSSGINLSNAFRFSLNEKKFSVNSSVSYSFSSNTYSILNQNIKNVQVLALNGGASWIPNKRFRLNASASKSLNFGYNLNAGNPLLVNMGMNANFLKDNRLGFAVQANDLFNQGALFQTSITNNSISENRTRFISRFVQATLTYSISKFGDKRIRSRVNNFNTSELN; encoded by the coding sequence ATGAAAAAAAGCAATAATTCCTGCTTTTTATTATTTTTTGTACTGCTTATTCTCTCTGTTAACGCGCGCGCTCAATCTAAAGTAACTGGTAGTGTAACTGATTCACTGAAAAAGCCCATAGAAGGGGTGAGTATCCAGATAATGACCGATAAGGATACCCTGCGTACAACTTCGGGTGCCAGGGGTGATTTTTCCTTTCATAAAGTAAACAGCAATAAGTTCTATCTTGTTGTGAAGGCTTTGGGCTATAAACCTTTTACTTCCGTTTACGAAATAGAACCATCTAAAAAAGGATCAGTTTTAGAGCCTATTACGCTTAAAACTGAAACCATTCGTTTGGAAGATGTAGAGGTTAAAGTAAAGGTAGATCCGATAAAAATTAAAAAAGATACCATCGAGTACAACGCAGGTGCCTACACTGTAAGGGAAAACGATAAGGTAGAAGACCTGCTGAAACAGCTGCAAGGTATTGAAGTTGATGAAAAAGGTGCCGTTACCGCTATGGGCAAAAAAATGACCAAACTGCGGGTAAATGGCGAGGATTTTTTTACCAGTAATGTAGAAGATTACATCAGGCAGTTACCAGCTGATATTATTGCCAAGCTGCAGGTAATAGACGATTATGGCGATGAAGCCAATTTTACAGGTATAAAAGTGGGTACCCCTCAAAAAATGTTAAACCTGGTTACCAAACCCGGGATGGACAAAGGTGTTTTTGGCGGAGTAAATGCATCATCAGCCACCAATAATGCACATAACCTGGGAACAACAGGAAGTATCTGGAAAAAAACAAAGCAAATTGGTTTTGGTGGTCGCTACGGATTAACCGATAATGAGTTTAGCAAGCTACATAATACCGGCTTAAACGGAAACATCAGAGATAAAATTTCTAAGGAGTTTAGTGTTAACGCCAATTACAATTTTAACAATAACCGCAATAATTCTATTCAGAGTACCTATCTCGAAACATTTAATCCGCAAGGAACCATTTATGATTTACGGGAGAGCGCCAATAATAGCAGCTCACTTAACAACAACATAAACCTTGGACTAAACGGGGCTACTAAAAAGAACTATTTCAATGCAGCGCTTTCGGGATCGTTGGGCAGCAGTAAAAACAATGCTTTTTCAACTTCCGATAAAACAGGGATTATCAGGCAAGACCTTATTTCTAACTCCGGTTCGAGAAACAATAGCCCAAATATAGGTGGTAATATTAACTGGTCGCGGCGCTTATCGAACAACAGGCGGTCGTTATCAATGGGTTTTAATTTTAGTACTAATGAGGTCAAATCAAACAGCAGTATTAACGATATTATTCGTTATTACAACGAAACAACCAATGTACTGGTTAAAGATTCGCTGTTAAACCGCCTTGTTGAAAACGATACCCGTAGTTCCAATGTAGGAGGGAACATTCAGTTTTCCAATTCATTAAAGCGGGCTAACGATAGTACAGGGTATAGTTTTATCAATTTATCGTACCGCTTTTCGGTAAGCAGGAGCCAGAATACCCAAAATACTACCGTTACCGATAAATTTGGAGCCAGCTTTCTGGTCGATTCGCTGGGACAGAATTACGTTTCGAATTTTATTAACCAGAACATTAGCATTGGGTTTAATACAAATGCGAAAAAGATCAGTTATAATTTCGGGTTAAATTTTTCGCCCAGCATTATTATCGGTAAATACCAGAATACAGGAGAGCAACTGCGCAATTATCAGTTAAATTTTTCGCCTTCCGGTAACCTCAGCTACCAGATTAAAGAAAACAGGAGCTTAAGTTTTGGTTATAATGGCTATACCAGTTCGCCAGATTTTAATAAGCTTCAGCCCATCCGCAACAATAACGATGTGCAAAACCTCATTATTGGAAATCCTGATTTGAAGGCCACTACAAGCCACTCGGCCGATCTCAGCTATAACCAGTTTGGTGCTAAATCTGGCTGGAGCATTATGGCGGGTTTATCGGGTTCATTTGCATTTAACAGCGTGGTGAGCAATACCATTTTTTTAAGAGATACACTGAATAGTTTAAAACAGCAAACTACCTACGAAAATGTAAATGGCATTTATAATGTTGGCGGCAATTACTCGCTAAACAAACGCCTAATGACCAATAAACTTTCATTGTCTTTAAATGGGAATGTAGCTTACAGTCACAATGTTTTTTATACCGATAATGTATTAAACAGGAGCAGCGGAATAAACCTCTCCAATGCGTTCAGGTTTAGCCTTAACGAGAAGAAATTTTCGGTAAACAGCAGTGTATCGTACAGTTTTAGTTCGAACACCTATTCTATTTTGAACCAGAACATTAAAAATGTACAGGTTTTGGCCTTAAATGGTGGTGCAAGCTGGATTCCGAACAAGCGTTTCAGGTTGAACGCCTCAGCCTCTAAAAGCCTTAATTTCGGCTATAATTTAAATGCCGGCAATCCGCTTTTGGTAAATATGGGCATGAATGCCAATTTCTTAAAAGATAACAGGCTTGGTTTTGCAGTTCAGGCGAACGATCTTTTTAACCAGGGGGCACTTTTCCAAACCAGTATTACCAACAATTCCATCTCCGAGAACAGAACGCGGTTCATTAGCAGGTTTGTACAAGCCACTCTTACTTATAGCATCAGCAAATTTGGCGATAAAAGAATCAGGAGCAGGGTTAACAATTTTAATACAAGCGAATTGAACTAA